The nucleotide window GCCGGGGCCGCTGGAAAGCGCTGCGTCCAAAGCAGATGTAGTCCGCTGGCGTATCGATGGAGTCAAGCGATGACCATGACGCGGGAAGACGTTGTCGCGGTCCTCGGGCTGCCAGGCTGATTTACACGCCGCAGATGAGCGACATTGACCTGTACGCGCGAAACTGGAACGGCCGCTGATCACCCACACGAAGGCCGCTTAACCTTCGGCTTCCAGATGATCGCATAGCCCAGCAAAACGTTTTCAGCCAGTCGCTCATCCCTGAGCTGAGGCGGACTGAGGCGTTGCAGTCGGTATTGCCCCGGCCGGTGCCCGACTTGTTTCCGCCGCTCGGATCTTGATGTTACCAGTGAACGCAAGTAACGAAGCGGCCATTGCCCTTACGAGACATGCGGCCTGACTGGCGTTTCTTTCTTGGTTGGCATTGGTCGAGAACATCATAGTAGGCGACATTCCCACCTACTCGTCCAGTTGTAATCAATCCGCAATCCCTAAGATCAGCCGGCATCCGATTGGGAGAGAAAGCCAGATAATTTTCGTCGACTGTCAATCACGGCACCAGGACGGCAGCGCCACTCAATCTTCCTTGTCGCAAATCGTCTAACGCCTGATTGGCCTGTTCCAGCGGGCAGACCTTGGTATGGGTGAGAACCTGCGCGCGCTTGGCAATGGGAAAGAACTCTTGCGCGTCGCGCCGCGTCAGATTTGCGACCGACACCAGCTCACGCTCTTCCCAGAGTAGCTCGTAGGCCATCGCAGGAATGTCACTCATATAGATGCCGCCGCAGACCACCCGGCCACCTTTGCGCACGGCCCCAAATGCTCTCGGCACCAAGTCTCCGACGGGTGCGAAGATGATTGCGGCATCAAGCGGCTTTGGTGGTAGTTCATCCGACCCGCCAGCCCAGAACGCACCGAGCGATCGCGCGAATTCCTGGGCCTGCTCGTCACCGGCCCTGGTGAAGGCAAAGACCTCGCGAGCTTGCCAGATCGCGATCTGGGCGATGATGTGCGCAGCAGCGCCGAAGCCATAAATCCCAAGCCGCTTGCCGCCACCGGCTTTCTTCAGACACCGCCAGCCGATCAAGCCGGCGCAAAGCAGCGGCGCAAGCGACACTGGGTTAGCATCGGGGTCCAGGTCGAAAGCGAATTGAGCGTCAACAATGACATGGCTGGCGAAGCCGCCGTCGCGGGTATAACCTGTGAACTCTGGCTGATCGCAAAGATTTTCACTCCCTCCGATGCAATAGGGACATTGTCCGCAAGTGTGCCCAAGCCAAGGCACGCCAACACGGCGGCCGATCCTGGAACGCGCAACGTCCCTGCCAACGGCTTCGACGATGCCGACGATTTCGTGACCTGGGATGAGAGGCAGTTTTGGATGACGTAGATCACCATCCACGACATGCAGA belongs to Aminobacter aminovorans and includes:
- a CDS encoding zinc-dependent alcohol dehydrogenase family protein, producing the protein MKAMVLGRVGTPLKLVIKPDPMPGPGDIGLKVEACAVCRTDLHVVDGDLRHPKLPLIPGHEIVGIVEAVGRDVARSRIGRRVGVPWLGHTCGQCPYCIGGSENLCDQPEFTGYTRDGGFASHVIVDAQFAFDLDPDANPVSLAPLLCAGLIGWRCLKKAGGGKRLGIYGFGAAAHIIAQIAIWQAREVFAFTRAGDEQAQEFARSLGAFWAGGSDELPPKPLDAAIIFAPVGDLVPRAFGAVRKGGRVVCGGIYMSDIPAMAYELLWEERELVSVANLTRRDAQEFFPIAKRAQVLTHTKVCPLEQANQALDDLRQGRLSGAAVLVP